The genomic window CATCTGTTGATACAGGTATAGAGAAAAGAGATGCACATTTAAAAAGTGCAGATTTCTTTTTAAGTGATAAATTCCCTAAAATGACATTTGTAATGAAATCTTATAAAGCTGATGGAAATGAAGGTGAAATGAGTGGAGATTTAACAATAAGAGGAATAACAAAGCCTGTTGTGTTAAATGTTGAAGATTTGGCAACAATAAAAGATTTTGAAGGAAATAATAGAGTTGGATTTACTTTAAAAGGTAAAATTAATAGAATGGATTATGACTTAAAATGGAATAAAGCTTTAGAACTTGGTGGTGTAGCAGTTGCAGAAGAAGTGAAAATTTCTGTTGATGTTGAAGCGGTTGAAAAGTAATAACTTTTTTAAAATTATAAAATATTAATTAAATTTAAAATTAAGGATATAAAATGAATATGAAAACAAAATTAGCTGGGTTATTTTTAGGTGCATTACTTGCAACAACATCTGCATTTGCTGCTGATAGTTCAACTGCAACTGGTAAATGTGGTGGTGACATGAAAAAAGAAATGGTTGATAAAAAAGGTGCATCTTGTGGTACTGGAAAATGTGGCGCTAATATGAAAGCTGAAACTAAAAGCGGTTCTTGTGGAACAGGAAAATGTGGTGGCGATATGAAAAAAGACACTAAAGAAGAGTCTAAAAGTGGTTCTTGCGGAACAGGAAAATGTGGTTCTAAATAATTATTAAGAAGCCTTTTTTGGCTTCTTTTTTACAAGCTTTTATTACAAATCTTTTTTAATAAGCTATTTGTGTAAAAATATGCAAAAATCGCAGCACTATAAATCATAAATAAAATCCCAAACCATAAATAAATAAAATCAAGTTCAAAATATT from Arcobacter venerupis includes these protein-coding regions:
- a CDS encoding YceI family protein, coding for MRSIAKIASALIISFGLANASEYKIDNAHTNVGFIVKHLMITNVKGEFKTFDAKVDFDEVTKTFKVFSANVDTASVDTGIEKRDAHLKSADFFLSDKFPKMTFVMKSYKADGNEGEMSGDLTIRGITKPVVLNVEDLATIKDFEGNNRVGFTLKGKINRMDYDLKWNKALELGGVAVAEEVKISVDVEAVEK
- a CDS encoding HvfA family oxazolone/thioamide-modified RiPP metallophore, with the protein product MNMKTKLAGLFLGALLATTSAFAADSSTATGKCGGDMKKEMVDKKGASCGTGKCGANMKAETKSGSCGTGKCGGDMKKDTKEESKSGSCGTGKCGSK